The genomic region CATTACTGATGTTAATAATGCTTTTTGCAAAAATTCGTATTGTCCGATTGCTTCAATAAAGTTCATCATACACTAACACCAACTTCTTCAAGGAAGGATAATTGTTCTTTGTAGGCTTTTACCATAACTTCAGGGCGGAATACTTGGTGAACATCGCCGAACTCAATCAATTCTTTATTGATAAGTATAAGTTGGTCAAAGTAGTTTTCCGCCTTACTTAAGTCATGATGAACAACGAAGACTGTCTTTCCTTCATTTCGTAATTCTTTTAATACATTAATAATTGTATTTTCACTTGAAATATCAACACCTACAAATGGTTCGTCAAGGAAGAAAATTTCCGATTCTTGTGCTAGGGCCCGTGCAAGAAACACCCTTTGCTGCTGCCCACCAGAGAGCTCGCCAATTTGTCGTTTTGCAAAGTCAGCCATTCCAACTTTTTGTAAACATTCGTATGCTTTTATTCGCTCCTTCTTTTTTGGACGGTTAAAGAGGCCAAGCTTCGGATACGTTCCAATTAAGACGGCATCTAACACAGTAATAGGAAAATCCCAATCAATGTCGTTACGTTGAGGCACGTAAGAAATTCCTTTTCTCACTTTATCTACGTTCTCTCCAAATATTTTCACGTTTCCTTTATCGATTGGAATTAAGCCTAATAAAGACTTAAGAAGTGTAGATTTTCCAGCACCGTTTGGTCCGATTATTCCAACAAGTTTTCCTTTTTCTATGGAAAAGTTTATGTCTTTTATTGCTTCATTTCCGTGATAGGAAACATGTAATGAGCTTACGGTTAAAGCATCATTCATTTTTACTCACCCCTTTTTAAATTAGATAAAGTAACAAAAGTTTACCGAGGGCAACTTTTTAGTAAAAATATAGGGAATAATTAATACAAGTAACTTTTTTAGAAATTAACCATCTAAAAATGTATTAACTATTCCTGTTTTGTTATAAAAGATGAAATCAATTGTAATATATGAAGGCACTATTTTTATTGTGCTTAATTTAAACGAATTTTTTGAGTAGGTAACAATAAGTTACCTCAAACAATAAAGTTTCCTTAATGCAAACTATAATAAATAATGAATAAATTGTCAATAAACAATTATCCTGAAAAACAACAATAAAGGAGTAGGTTCATAAACCCCTACTCCTTACTGCTCTTCTAACTTATTTAGTGGTACTTCTTCTTCTTTTTGAGGATCGTCCAGCGGATAAACGGTTGCAGTTTCATTATCATTTACGTTTTGTATGTAAATGGGTTCTCCGTTATACGTGACATTAATAATGTCAGGTGATTCAATTATTTCACGAGCACGTTGCATGTCCATTGCAATACCTCCTCATTGTTATTCATCATTAACATGATTACCTATTAGATGGAAAACTATTCTTAAAATTCCCATTTAATCGTCGAAAACAAGAGGAGGTCAGAATATCACTTTTGACTAGCTGATTTTTTCCGTAATTCCAAGTCAGGTATGAGCCTAAATAAGATAATAAAAGCTACCATTCCTGATCCGAAAATGAATGCGCTCATCATTTCATTACTTAAGAAAGATCCTAATGTGATAAACATGGAACTAATCATCATGGCTCCGTAAAACAACATTCCGTTAACGGCTAAATAGGCACTCCGTTTATCTTCTGTAGGTATGCTTGCTAAGTATTCCTGCTGAATCGGTACACGCATTAGCTCCCCGACCGTTGCAAAAAACATAAAAATAAATAACACCCATATGTTATTGGAGTAACTAACTACTGAATATCCTATTGTATAGACAACAATTGAAGATAATAAAGTTCTACCTTCATGATATTTTGTAATCCATCTCGTAATGTATAGTGTTAAAAGTACGACAATGATAGTATTTTCTGCTTTTAGAAATCCGAGCATTTCTACCCCGCTGAATGTAAAGTGGAAAAACGATTGTTCGGGCATTTCAGCATATAAACGCACAGCAATATAATTTTCTAAATGAAGTTCCAAAGATTGCAATAACATTCCAGCGAGGACAAAGGAAATAAATACTTTATCACTAGCTACTTCCTTATAGCTTGTATACATATGTTTTAAAACGTGTTTTTGTTTAGGTGCTTCTTTTACTTTTAAAGTTTCTTCAATAAAGAAAACTATGAGAAGGGTTGCTATTAATGTTGATACTGTAATGAAAATTAGCAATTCAAATAAATAATGTTGGAACATTAGGGCGCCTCCAATACTTCCAAGAGTAAAGGCTAAATTAAAGCTCCAATATATTAATGAAAAGACCCCTTTTCGTTCCTTCGGTTTTGTAATATCAATTAACATAGCTTCTGCTGCAGGGCCATCGAGGCCAAAAGAAGCCCCAATTAAAATCGTCATTACATAAGTTAATTCTGGTGATGTCATCCATGGAGAATTAGCTGCAGCCATAACAACAAAAGCTATAGTTCGAATAACTGCTGCAATAACCATTAACTTTTTGCGACCAACTAAGTCTGCATAATAACCACCATATAGGCCAACGAACATACCAATGCACACATTCATAAGCAATAAAAGGCCTGCTACTTTTGCACCGTAATGATTTGCAAAATATATAGCTAGGAAAGGCATAATTGCCCCGGCGATAATATCAGAGAAAAAAATGTGAGCAATGCGTACTTTAATATTTCGGTGATAATCCTTAAATTTTGTCATAGGACCTCCATCTATCAATCTATCATAGTAGTTAAACTATTCTAGCACAATATAAATCAACTTAATATGCAGACAATTCTAAATAGGAGCCTGAATAACAATTCAAAAATTCAGAAAATTAATTGACACCGTTTTCATTATTCATTAGGATAAAAGTAGTACAAATAAAAAGGAGGTAATCTGTTATGAGTGGTATTGTATTAGCAGCAATAGGTATGCTCGTTTTTGCACTTGGTTATCGTTATTATTCTAAGTTTATTGCTGAGAAGATTTATCGACTCGACCCGAATTATGTCACCCCTGCCCATAAATATAAAGATGGGGTAGACTTTGTCCCTACCAATAAATTCGTATTATGGGGGCACCATTTTACTTCTGTAGCTGGGGCAGCCCCTATTGTTGGACCAGCTATCGCCGTGTATTGGGGATGGCTACCTGCATTCGTATGGGTAGTTTTAGGTACTGTGTTTGCAGCAGGTGTCCATGACTTTGGTGCGTTAGTTTTATCAGTACGTAACAAAGGGCAATCTGTTGGTACACTGGCGAACAAGTTAATTGGAAACAGAGCAAAGGTTTTGTTCTTATTTATCATTTTGATTTTAGTCTTAATGGTTAACGCCGTATTTGCTTGGGTAATTGCGAGATTATTTACTCTATTCCCTGCAAGTGTACTATCTGTATTCATCCAAATTCCTTTAGCAGTTTGGATTGGATATAAGGTACATAAGAAAAGTGGAAACATGTTGCTACCTTCTCTTGCGGCATTAGCAACAATGTACTTTACGGCAATTTTAGCAAGTTATGTTCCAGCACTACAAATTGACTTTATTAAGTACTTCGGTGGCGAGGAGAACATTGTTGCTCTTGGACTGAATGGTGTCCAAATGGCATTCTTCGTCTGGATCATCATTTTAATGATATACGTTTATATTGCGTCTACGTTACCAGTATGGAAGCTGTTACAGCCGAGGGATTATATCAATTCCCATCAATTGATAGTTGGGTTATTGATTTTATATCTAGGGTTATTATTCTCTAACCCAACTGTTACGGCTCCAGTAACGAATTCTTCACCAGATGTACCATGGTTCCCGTTATTATTCATCACCATTGCATGTGGTGCCATTTCAGGATTCCACGGCTTAGTATCATCTGGTACTTCATCTAAGCAGTTAAATAAGGAAACAGATGCACGTTTCGTTGGTTATTTAGGGGCTGTTGGTGAAGGGGCATTAGCGCTAATCGCAATTATTGCGGTAGTTACCTATTTTGGTACAACAGCAGACTTCTCAGCGGTATACTCAAGCTTTGCTGATGCTGGAGGAAATGGTTTAGGTACATTTGTTAACGGTGCTGCTCAGCTAGCAACTGGTATTGGAATTCCGGAAACAGCTGCTGCAACAATTGTATCTGTAATTGTTGTAAGTTTTGCTGCCACAACTCTTGATACCTCTGTACGTTTAATGCGTTACATTTTGTCTGAATTAGGTGCAGAATACAACTTCCAACCATTAACGAAGAAGCACGTAGCAACAACAGTTGCAGTTGTATCTACTGCGGCACTTACATTGATTCCAGAAGGACCAAATGGTTTCGGTTCTGGTGGGTACTTAATTTGGCCACTGTTTGGTACTTCTAACCAACTATTAGCCGGTATCACGTTGTTGCTGATCTCAATTTGGCTGAAACGCCAAGGTCGAAATTACTTCTTCACAATTACACCGATGATATTCCTGCTGTTTATGACACTATGGGCTATGTTCCAGCAAGTGTTGTTCCAGTGGAACATCTTTACCGGTGGTGAATCAGCTGACGGTTTATTGTTCTCATTTGGATTAGTAATTTTAATCTTTGCTGTTTGGATTTTACTAGAAGCGTTTTACCTATTTACAGGAAAATCGCAAAATACAGATATTGACCAGTCAGTGTAATGTAATAAAGGCTATATGTTTAGGGATTGGGCTATCCAATCCCTCTTTTTCCTTTTTGTAGGTAGTCTTTCACTTATGCATTACAGGGAGGGGAAACAGGTGGCGGACATTTTGATTATCCGTATACTTGCTGGAATTGGTAGTGGTTGATGTGGAGGATTGTCTGATGAAGGGTTCATCAGTATGAAAGAAACCTTTAAAGAAAACCGTCTCCAACGAGAACGTGTGGGGAATATGTACCGAAAAATAAACGATATCTATAAAGAACAAATAAATATAGAATTGGTCGACCCGAGAAATCATTTATCGATTCTAGGCTACTTTTTTCGGCAAATGGCTAAAAGAAATCTTACTTTATGGGAAAGTGTACATTATCTTACTGTGTACATGAAAAATGGATCAATATTTATAAATGGAAAATATGTAACGAATACTCTCGTTGAATTAGAAGAGGAACTTTTACACGTTATTACTCAGCACATACAAGAAGGGGGCTAAACAATGGGCGATGGGAAATTCTCAATCAAAAAACTGTTCGAGTATTACGACGAAGTATTAAGCTTACCCCATCGGGCAGAGGTAGCACGTGAGTTAAGAGACGAAGATGACTTATTTTTGCTTCTTTTATTTTCCGAAATGCTAGGTGTACCAAATCCTGCATTCTACTATACGTTAGAATTATATCCAGTTATATTAGAAAAATTTCACGATTGGCATTTACGAATGGGAATGGATAAGTCACCGTTAAACGGTATTCGTTGCTGTTAATCGGATGATGAGGTGAAGCATATGACAAACATACTAGAAAAGAAAATTGTATTCGTAGGTGGAAAAGGTGGAGTTGGAAAATCGACTTCTGCTGCAGCATTAGCAATGGCATCTGCAAAGCAAGATAAAAAAACGTTACTTGTATCAACCGATCCAGCCCACAATGTTGGAGATATCTTTCATCAAGATATCGGAGGCAAGGTGAAAAAGATTCAACCGAATTTATATGCTTTAGAAGTTGATCCAGAAATAGAAACGAAGAAATATATTAGTACCGTAAAAAGTAATTTGAAAGATATGGTTAAGTCTACGATGATGGACGAAGTACACCGCCAACTTGATACGTTAACAACATCACCAGGAACGGAAGAGGCGGCTATGTTTGATACGTTAGTCTCCATTATTTTGTCGGAAAGTAAACATTTTGATTTGATTGTATTTGATACTGCTCCAACCGGACATACTGTTCGCCTTTTAAGTCTTCCTGAATTAATGGGAGTGTGGATGGACGGAATGTTAGAGCGGAGAAAAAAGATTAACGAAAATTACAGTCAACTGTTAAACGATGGTGAACCAGTTGATGATCCTATATTTGAAGTGTTACACGAAAGAAGAAGAAAGTTCGCGGAAGTGCGAGAGATCCTATTGGATGAAACGAAGACAGGTTTTATTTTTGTTTTAATCCCAGAACGTTTACCAATTGTGGAAACAGAGAAGGCGATAAAACTAATGGCGAATCATGAATTGCATATTAAACATTTAATTGTGAATAAAATTATTCCGCAAAATGTAGATGGGGAATTTATGGAAAAGAGAAGGATGCAAGAGCAAGACTATTTGAAACAAATTGATAATACGTTTATAGGACAAGAGATCTTAAAAATGCCATTGTTTGAGGAAGATATATCGAGTATTGAAAAGTTAGAAGTATTCTCTGAGCGCTTGAGAAGTTCTATGATTTCATATTAATATTTCTTGAGCTAGTCATCACGATTTATAAAATAGTACACGTAAAACAGAGTAAAGGGAGGAATCCTATTGAACGCACTTATTCATCATGGACCGACGGGATTAAGAGGAGTCAAATATGGAAAAATAGATGATGGACAACCAGGGAAACATGAAGTGAAAATAAAACTGAAAAGCGCTGGAATTAATCACCGTGACTTATTTGTCCCTAACCGAAGAACAGCTGAAGCCCAACCTTTAGTCCTCGGTTCTGACGGAGCAGGGGTAGTTGAAGAAGTGGGTGAAGAAGTTACGAATGTAAAGGTTGGCGATAAAGTAATCATTAACCCTGGAATTGGCTGGCGTAACAATAGTGATGCCCCACCGGAAGAGTTTGAGATATTAGGTTTCCCAGACCATGGGACATTTGCAGAGAACATTGTCATCAGGGCAGAGAATGTTGTACCAAAACCTTCATTTTTAACATGGGAAGAAGCGGGGGCATTACCGCTAGCGGCTTTAACTGCTTATCGTGTCTTGTTTTCAAGAGCAAACGCAAAAGCTGATCAGACGATTTTTGTTCCGGGTATCGGGAGTGGGGTTGCGACCTTTTTATTGCAATTTGCAAAAGCAATCGGAGCTCGGGTTATTGTAACGAGTCGACAAGAAGCTAAACTGCAAAAAGCGAAAGAAATAGGTGCAGACCGTGTCATTCATACAAACGACAACTGGGAACAACAATTAGCTGATGAGACAATTGATATTGTCATAGAAAGTGTTGGTGCTGCCACATTTAATCGTTCCTTAAGCGTATTACGAAAAGGAGGAACAATGGTCACGTTTGGAGCATCAGCAGGAGACGAAGTACAATTAAATATCAGATCCTTTTTTTACGGCCAATACAGCTTATTAGGGTCCACAATGGGAAGTCATGAAGAGTTCCTTGATATGTTAAATTTCATTGACAAGCATGAGATTAAGCCGATAATTGATTCTGTTTATCCGCTTTCGAAAGCATTAGAATCACTAAAGTATCTTGATAAAGGTGAACAATTCGGGAAAATTGTACTAGATCCTACGATATAAAAAACACTCCGACACGGAGTGTTTTTTACATTGGAAGAATAAAAAGGTAAATCATAAAGAAGTGGGCAACTGATCCGGCCATAACAAATAAATGGAAAATTTCGTGAAAGCCAAATTTATTAGGGAAAAAATCTAAAATCTTAAATGAATAAATTACACCACCAACAGTGTAAGCGAGACCGCCCATAATCATTAACATAATGGCTGTTGTTGGTAAGTTGTGAATAAGTTGGCCGAAAGGGATAATAGCGACCCAACCTAGACCAATATAAAATATAGTGGAAATTTTCCTCGGAGCGTGAATGAACCAAACTTTTAGTAGAATACCAATAATCGCTAATATCCAAACCGCTAAGAGCATCACCCATCTCCACGCACTTTCTAAGCCGTAATAAAAAACAGGAGTATAAGAACCAGCAATAAAAATATAAATAGAGATGTGATCAATTTTTTTGAAGATTAATAGTTTTTTAGGGGAAATGGTAACCCAGTGATAGATGGAACTCGCCCCATATAATAGGATTAAGCTAACTCCGTAAACGCACATGACTGTTAACTTAGAAGGTTCATTCCTTGATAGTACGATGAGGACAATCAACCCGACAATTCCAGCGATAAAGGTGATGAAATGGGTTAATGTGTTAATTGGTTCTCGCATAGTTAAATTCATCATTCACTCTCCTTATAGCTATTGCTACAATATGGTTAACACAAACCATACGGAACGGTAAAATAAGTATGGATGTCATTAAAAGTTATATAGAAAAGCTAATAAAGTCAATCAATTTTTCACTAATCTTATTTGTGGGGGGGGAAACTTTGAGTTTGCCTAGTCTCTTTTCTATATCCTCTTCTACCACAAAACAGTTTATTGTCTTGAAGTGGGATTGTACTCAATTGTTCAAAAGGAGTGTCATGTGATGAGGATTGTTTCCATATGTCCAAGTAATACGGAGATTGTACATTATTTAGGCTTAACGGACAAGTTAGTAGCTGTGGACGATTATTCAGATTGGCCAGAACAAGTCCAACATCTACCAAAAGTTGGTCCAGACTTAAATATTGATATAGAAAAGGTGGAACAGCTTAAGCCTGATCTCGTTATGGCTTCCTTAAGTGTTCCAGGTATGGAGAAGAATGTGCAGGCATTAAAGGAAAGGGGGATTCCTTATATTGTATTAAATCCGAACTCATTACAGGAGATTGGCGACGACATAATTACGGTAGGGAAGTATACAGGTACAGAGCCGAGAGCTCGTGCGGTAGCGAAGAAATATTTTGCGTTTCTCCATAAATATAAGCAGTATGCAGAAGGGATACAACGTCCCAAAAGTCTATATTGGGAGTGGTGGCCAAAACCAGTTTTCACCCCCGGAGGTCGAAATTGGTTAACAGAGGTTAGTATCCTTGCCGGTGGCAAAAATGTATTCGCTGACGTGAATCAAGCTAGTGTGCAAACAACGTGGCAAGATGTATACAATCGAAAACCGGATTATATTTGTATGATTTGGGTAGGGGTTCAGACCGATAAGATGAATCCAGAACTTATGAAAAAACGTGAAGGCTGGAACTCTCTACATGCAATAAATAAAGGGAACATACTTGTGTTGGACGAAGATTTATACTGTCGTCCATCTCCACGTTTGTTGCAAGGAATAAGTAAAATTTCTGCTTTATTACATCCGAACATATTCCCGGTGTATACAGGTAAAGACCCGTTGTTATAGATTCATAAAAAGCGGCGGTTAGTAATCTGTAAAATAATAAACTTTCATTATGAGTCTTCTCAAACGAGCGTAAATCTTATATAATAATATCAATTTTGTAATTGTGATTGGAAGGGTTTGTAAATGGAAGCAAAATCGATCGATAATACGTATGCAGAGCCAACAATCCTTTCTGCTATAAGACAAGGTGCATTGGCAGGTTTTCCGCTGTTTCTTGGTTATTTGCCGATTGCAGTTACATATGGTGTGCTGGCATCCCAGTCTGGTTTAAGCTTATTGGAATTAACGTTAATGAGTGTTCTTGTGTTTGCCGGGGCTGCACAATTTATGGGAGCTAATATGATTGCAGGTGGTGCTTTATTTCTTGAAGTTGTCATCGCAACATTTGTATTAAACTTCCGTCACTTTGTCATGAGCTTATCTTTCATGAACAAACTTCAGCCATTACCGTTTAAATGGAAGTTTTTCATGTCCTTCGGGTTAACCGATGAAACGTTTGCTGTTTCCACACTAAATTCCAGTGAAGCGAAAAAACCTTATGGCCATTATTACTATGCAACATTAATTCTCGTCTCTTATTTTGCATGGATTGGTGGTTCATTTCTAGGTGGAGTATTGGGAGAAATCATCCCAAACCAACTAAGTCAAAGTATGGGGATTGCTCTATACGCAATGTTTATCGGGTTACTAATACCATCAGTAAAAAAAGAATGGCGCGTCGGTTTCATTGCAATAGTCAGTATGCTCTTGAATTTTGCCCTTGTAAATGTGAATGTAAGTGACGGGTGGGCAATTGTCATTGCAACAGTTGTAGCAAGCTTTTTAGGTGTCTTTTGGTTAAAGGAGGAAAATAAACAATGATAATGGCCATTATTATTGGGATGGCAGTTGTAACGATGGTTCCTCGCTTTATCCCAGCATTTATTGTAGGGAAAGTTTCATTTCCAAATTGGGTAAATCGATGGTTGAATGCGATTCCCTATGCAGCTTTAGGAGCGCTTATCTTCCCGGGAATCATGAACGTCATTCAAGATCAACCTTTTATTGGTTTAATTGGAGGAATTGTTGCGGTTTGTATCGCCTTTTTTGAGGTGAATGTCATTTTTTCTGTTTTAGGTGCAATTGTTACCGTCTATTTACTAACAATGTGATGAATGTCACCATTTTCCACCTCTTACATAGGCTATAATGAAGCCAAATAGAGGGGGATGTATCGCAATGAACGCCCAAAACTTTCCTCAACAACCATTTGATCCATTTTATCAAATGTTTCAACCGCCGACAGGCGTTCCATATGGTCCACAGCAGCCAATGCAATTACCGTCTCCACCGACAGGCATGCCAGGACAAGGACTTGATTTTCCAGGCCAATTTGGTTCATTCGAAGGTGGAGGGCCCACAATACAAGCCGTGGATCCAGAATCCTTTTATGGATGTCTACGTAGAATCACTTTTGTTCGATTAACCAACGGTAGCCGTTTCTGGTTTTACCCCGTTTTTATTGGAAGGAGATCTGTTGCAGGATACAGATGGAGCAGCCGTGTGCAAAGGTGGGTATATACAGGTTTTGATACGGAACTTGTTGAATCGTTCCAATGTTATTAAAAAGAGTCACTGCTGATGAGCAGTGACTCTTTTCTTGTAATGAATCTAGATCACAATAAACAGTATTTTTTCGTATCTAATAAGAGTTAGTTCAGTATTATGTTTTCTTTTTGTAGGGTTCTATATGGATATGAGCATGTGTTACACCAAATTCATTATCTAAGTAATCCTCGACATTATCGGAAATTTCATGGCTTTCTTCTACTGTCAAGCTTGGATTAACTAATATCGTTGCCTCAACTAAGATGTGCTTTCCATGTTTGCGTGCCTTAATATCTCGGACTTTTTTGACTCCTTGTACTTCCTGAATACTTCCTTTAATATTTGTTAACTCTTTTTGATCAAAACCATCTGTAAGAGTATGACTGGCATCCCTAAATATTTCAAAGGCTGTTTTACAAATAATCAGCCCAACAATTACCCCCGTAACAGGATCTAACCAGTACGCTCCAAATTGTGCCCCAATAATACCCACAAATGCACCAAAACTAACTAAACAGTCCGATAAATTATCCTTTGACTGAGCATATAAAGAACTACTTTGAATTTTACGGGCGAGTTGAAGGTTATATCGATACACTCCGAGCATGACAAAAGCACTAGCAATAGCTGTATACGCTGTTAACATGGATGGCGTACTTGTTTCACCATTTAGTAATGTTGAAACTGTATTCCAGACAACTTCAATACCTACCGTAATCATGACAAATGCAGCAACTAATGAAGCGATCGATTCAGCCCTCGTGTGACCATAATGATGATCACTATCAGGTGGTTTTCTCGAAATCTTGAGGCCAATTAATACGGCAACAGATGCGACGATGTCAGTGGCATTATTAAGACCATCTGCACGTAAAGCCTCCGAGTCTCCAATGTAAGCTACTATTAATTTTGCGGTAGCTAAGACTAAGTACGCTGTGATACTTAACCAAGCACCTTTTTCTCCGCGTTTCAAATGTTCATTTTCGTTCATTAAACATTTCCTCCGTTATTTCACAATAGCAACATATAGCGTATCAAATTATATACAACGAAGTCCACAGTCAAAAGAAAACAATTCGTTTTACATAGTCTTAACCCAATCTCATTTTGAAAAACATGAATATATTTTTATTATGGGGTCGTTGGGACGAAGGTTTAAGGGAGAAACAATTATATTCATAATTAAGAAAATAAAAATATTCAGAATATATTGAAAAATAATCCGTTATCATTGATAATAGAAAAAAGGAGAGAAGGGGGAATTTTGATGAAGAAACAAAAGTCCTCGTATTCTTTAATGAAATTTGGGCCGAGTTCACAAAAACGGTTCGTAGCAAGACGTGAAATATCTTATGAGTTGAAACTTTCAGCAAGATTAGTCCTTGATGAGTTAGTGTATAAGTGGAATAAGGTGTATTTTGAACAAAAGATGAATTATGCGTTAGATAATGGTGACAAGGCTGAGTTTATGAAGTGGGCAAAACTTTATGAACCATATACTTGGGAATAATTAACTGCCTAATTTAGGCAGTTTTTTTTGGTGAAGAGGATTTATTATGTTTCGTAAGGAATCTATAGTGGGGAGGTTTATAACAATGGGTATATCTTTTTATGAAAGTAATATTAGAAAGAAGCAACAACAATTATTGCTTCGTTTACTATTATTTGCAATTATAATTGGTCTTATAGCTGAGGTCATTGTCGGTGCTCCAATTATAAATATGGTCGCAATCGGAATGATTGGACTTAGCTTTTATTCTGTTGTTTTTTTACTTTATCTCAATAATAGATACACATCTTGGATACCTTATATTTCGCTTATTGGAATTACTGTTGTATCAGGAATTATTATACATAGTTCAGATTACATAACCAATATGTTATTTCCATTCTTTTTATTAGCAACAGCTGCGATGTCGGTTTCTCTTAAGGTTTTGACATCTGGAGCTTTATTAGGAATAGGACTATTAGCGTATTTTGTCATTCATAGTGACGAAGTCTCTACTATTGGTTCACGAGCTATCTTTATAACATTTATTTTCTTCACCCTCGTGTTTATTGTCCTTCTCATGCAAGTTGTCATGTCAAAACAGTTATTACACCATATAAAAGGTTCATTACATAAGACAGAAGTTCTTTTACAAAAGCAACGGAAACAAAATAGGCAGGTAAAAAAAACAGCAACTACCGTTCACGAATCAATTGCAAGTATCGATAAATCAAGTAAGAGTCACACAAATGCTTTAATGGAAATGGGGCAATCATTTAAAGAAATTGGTAGTGCTGCCGATACTCAAGTTTATTCCGTATCTAATATTACTACACTAACGAGTGAATCAAATGCCCGAATAAATCAAATGATTACCTCCTTTCAAAAGCTGGCACGCCATGGAGAAAAAGTGTATCAATCAACAGTTGAAAGTGAGCAGTCAATTGATCAATTAAGCATAATGATGTCCGAATTCCAACAATCATTTCATACAATGGAAGAAAAGATGGGAACATTATCAGATCAAATTACAGAGGCTACGCAATTCACTGGAATTATTGAAGACATTGCAGCTCAGACAAACTTACTCGCATTAAACGCGAGTATAGAAGCAGCTAGAGCTGGAGAATCAGGAAGAGGTTTTGCAGTTGTTGCAAAAGAGGTTCGAAAATTAGCAGACTTTTCAAGTGAAACAGCAAAGGAAATTAATGAACGGTTAACTAGCATTAACAAAATTGCTAAAGAAACCGACGATAGAGTGAGTAAAAACGATCAACGGTTGACGGAAAATTTAATCGTAATTCAAAAGGTAGATGGAGAGTTGAGGCATATTAGGTCAAACATACGAGATTTTATAAATCATTTGAACAATTTTGGTCATGAGGCTAAAGCTATTCAACATTCATCCGCAGGTATCGATGAATCTGTAAATGAATTGGCTTCAATTATAGAGGAAACAACCGCGATTTTAGAGGAGCTTCAAGCCATGGTAGAAACACATATGGAGAATCAAGGTGGTCTAATGGATGAAATCGAAAAAACGAGTGAAGCGGTTAATAATTTAGAGGAGCAAACCAATATAATATCTTCTAGCCGATAAAAAGGTTTTGAAGAAGGAATGAAAGCGTGGGGAAACGATTGAATAAAAAAGCAATAAGAAGTTGGGTCATGTATGACTGGGCAAATTCGGCATTTGCTACAACAATTATGGCTGCAG from Salirhabdus salicampi harbors:
- a CDS encoding H-type small acid-soluble spore protein; the encoded protein is MDMQRAREIIESPDIINVTYNGEPIYIQNVNDNETATVYPLDDPQKEEEVPLNKLEEQ
- a CDS encoding MFS transporter produces the protein MTKFKDYHRNIKVRIAHIFFSDIIAGAIMPFLAIYFANHYGAKVAGLLLLMNVCIGMFVGLYGGYYADLVGRKKLMVIAAVIRTIAFVVMAAANSPWMTSPELTYVMTILIGASFGLDGPAAEAMLIDITKPKERKGVFSLIYWSFNLAFTLGSIGGALMFQHYLFELLIFITVSTLIATLLIVFFIEETLKVKEAPKQKHVLKHMYTSYKEVASDKVFISFVLAGMLLQSLELHLENYIAVRLYAEMPEQSFFHFTFSGVEMLGFLKAENTIIVVLLTLYITRWITKYHEGRTLLSSIVVYTIGYSVVSYSNNIWVLFIFMFFATVGELMRVPIQQEYLASIPTEDKRSAYLAVNGMLFYGAMMISSMFITLGSFLSNEMMSAFIFGSGMVAFIILFRLIPDLELRKKSASQK
- a CDS encoding ArsA family ATPase, whose product is MTNILEKKIVFVGGKGGVGKSTSAAALAMASAKQDKKTLLVSTDPAHNVGDIFHQDIGGKVKKIQPNLYALEVDPEIETKKYISTVKSNLKDMVKSTMMDEVHRQLDTLTTSPGTEEAAMFDTLVSIILSESKHFDLIVFDTAPTGHTVRLLSLPELMGVWMDGMLERRKKINENYSQLLNDGEPVDDPIFEVLHERRRKFAEVREILLDETKTGFIFVLIPERLPIVETEKAIKLMANHELHIKHLIVNKIIPQNVDGEFMEKRRMQEQDYLKQIDNTFIGQEILKMPLFEEDISSIEKLEVFSERLRSSMISY
- a CDS encoding metal ABC transporter ATP-binding protein yields the protein MNDALTVSSLHVSYHGNEAIKDINFSIEKGKLVGIIGPNGAGKSTLLKSLLGLIPIDKGNVKIFGENVDKVRKGISYVPQRNDIDWDFPITVLDAVLIGTYPKLGLFNRPKKKERIKAYECLQKVGMADFAKRQIGELSGGQQQRVFLARALAQESEIFFLDEPFVGVDISSENTIINVLKELRNEGKTVFVVHHDLSKAENYFDQLILINKELIEFGDVHQVFRPEVMVKAYKEQLSFLEEVGVSV
- a CDS encoding carbon starvation CstA family protein; the protein is MSGIVLAAIGMLVFALGYRYYSKFIAEKIYRLDPNYVTPAHKYKDGVDFVPTNKFVLWGHHFTSVAGAAPIVGPAIAVYWGWLPAFVWVVLGTVFAAGVHDFGALVLSVRNKGQSVGTLANKLIGNRAKVLFLFIILILVLMVNAVFAWVIARLFTLFPASVLSVFIQIPLAVWIGYKVHKKSGNMLLPSLAALATMYFTAILASYVPALQIDFIKYFGGEENIVALGLNGVQMAFFVWIIILMIYVYIASTLPVWKLLQPRDYINSHQLIVGLLILYLGLLFSNPTVTAPVTNSSPDVPWFPLLFITIACGAISGFHGLVSSGTSSKQLNKETDARFVGYLGAVGEGALALIAIIAVVTYFGTTADFSAVYSSFADAGGNGLGTFVNGAAQLATGIGIPETAAATIVSVIVVSFAATTLDTSVRLMRYILSELGAEYNFQPLTKKHVATTVAVVSTAALTLIPEGPNGFGSGGYLIWPLFGTSNQLLAGITLLLISIWLKRQGRNYFFTITPMIFLLFMTLWAMFQQVLFQWNIFTGGESADGLLFSFGLVILIFAVWILLEAFYLFTGKSQNTDIDQSV
- a CDS encoding cory-CC-star protein — encoded protein: MGDGKFSIKKLFEYYDEVLSLPHRAEVARELRDEDDLFLLLLFSEMLGVPNPAFYYTLELYPVILEKFHDWHLRMGMDKSPLNGIRCC